In Gouania willdenowi chromosome 17, fGouWil2.1, whole genome shotgun sequence, one DNA window encodes the following:
- the LOC114478897 gene encoding uncharacterized protein LOC114478897 isoform X3 has translation MSQSRDSPPSSQHETRSECRSRTSRSSHRSITSQTAAKARADAEAARTRAQYAKRQIDMEVEKARIEATLNALKVEGEAEAALAAAQVLEAAADEAAHSAVDLADISIPVKTPPSMRRAQDFVNTHFNDDQGLLEEGEKNETRPVSHQNDTHKRYKDTGQPRYPEYHTRAGTSSQRRPLPTPQTELSELSAYLARRDLLTAGITVFDSRPESYLSWKSMFHNATQGLNFKASEELDLLTKWLGGESLQHALRIRAVHVNNPEAGLQRLWQRLDKSYGSPEVIETSLFQRLEFFPKISHKDIHLLQQLADLLLELEYAQKESYLPGLSFLDTPRGINPIVEKLPYSLQESWVKQGTKYKRDHGAFYPPFSYFVQFVNDHAEMKTDPSFMLHSSNTVAPYVDKTLFRQIRRTNRVPVAVNKTEIGQASSNIKTTTLNPEKQCPIHHKPHALARCRGFRMKTLDERKSLLKEHFICYKCVSSTSHRAKDCKAVIQCSECNSDSHVSAMHAGPPPWTFRDSDPPPQSHGGEADPQNPVTTASCTEICGPGLQGKSCSKICLVNVYPRTSPEKKRRMYVMLDDQSNSSLARSAFFDMFNVQGGILPYTMRTCAGISDTRGRRANDFVIENVNGKVSMLLPTLMECDQIPDNRNEIPTPEAAAAHPHLHQIASQIPPLDPKADILLLLGRDIIQAHKVRSQQAYDAILRAALEDFTCKNAPLCELFLSYPWQDIICKLSMM, from the exons ATGTCACAATCGAGAGactcccctccctcctcccagcATGAAACCAGGTCGGAGTGCCGGTCACGCACTTCACGCAGTTCACACCGTTCAATCACCAGTCAAACTGCAGCAAAAGCACGAGCAGACGCAGAAGCTGCCCGCACCAGAGCTCAGTACGCCAAACGCCAAATAGACATGGAGGTCGAGAAGGCACGCATTGAGGCAACACTAAACGCTCTGAAGGTTGAGGGTGAGGCTGAAGCAGCGCTCGCAGCGGCTCAAGTCCTGGAGGCGGCAGCTGATGAGGCTGCACACAGTGCTGTAGACCTTGCAGATATTAGCATTCCTGTGAAGACACCTCCTTCCATGAGACGTGCACAAGACTTTGTTAACACTCATTTCAATGATGACCAAGGACTTCTAGAAGAAGGAGAAAAGAATGAAACCAGGCCGGTGTCTCATCAAAACGACACTCACAAGCGCTACAAGGACACGGGGCAACCAAGGTATCCAGAATATCACACCAGAGCAGGTACTTCATCTCAACGCAGACCTTTACCTACCCCACAAACAGAACTATCAGAACTATCGGCCTATTTAGCACGCCGCGATTTGCTGACAGCGGGGATCACCGTTTTCGACAGCAGGCCAGAGTCCTACCTATCCTGGAAATCCATGTTTCATAACGCTACTCAAGGGCTCAACTTCAAAGCCAGTGAAGAGCTCGACCTACTCACCAAGTGGCTCGGCGGGGAGTCACTTCAACACGCTCTGAGGATCAGGGCGGTCCACGTGAATAACCCAGAGGCTGGACTTCAGCGCCTCTGGCAACGTCTAGATAAGAGTTACGGCTCCCCTGAGGTAATCGAAACATCACTGTTCCAACGTTTAgagttttttccaaaaatatcccATAAAGACATTCACTTATTGCAGCAGCTTGCAGATCTTTTGCTCGAGTTAGAgtatgcacaaaaagaaagtTATTTGCCAGGCCTTAGCTTTCTTGACACTCCAAGAGGGATAAATCCGATAGTTGAGAAGCTCCCATACAGTTTACAAGAGTCATGGGTAAAACAAGGGACAAAATACAAAAGAGACCACGGTGCATTCTATCCCCCATTCTCATACTTTGTACAGTTTGTGAATGACCATGCTGAAATGAAAACAGATCCCAGTTTCATGTTACACAGCTCTAACACAGTAGCTCCATACGTTGACAAAACTCTATTTAGACAAATCAGACGAACAAACAGAGTTCCTGTGGCAGTGAATAAAACAGAGATAGGTCAAGCGAGTAGCAACATTAAAACAACTACTCTCAACCCAGAGAAGCAATGTCCCATTCACCATAAGCCACACGCACTTGCCAGATGCAGAGGGTTTAGAATGAAAACATTAGATGAAAGAAAGAGTTTGCTTAAAGAACACTTTATAtgttataaatgtgtttcatcCACGAGTCACAGAGCTAAAGACTGTAAAGCTGTCATACAGTGCTCAGAGTGCAATAGTGACTCACATGTGTCTGCCATGCACGCGGGTCCACCGCCGTGGacttttagagactctgacccTCCTCCACAGAGCCACGGCGGGGAGGCTGACCCTCAAAACCCTGTCACTACAGCCAGCTGCACAGAAATATGTGGTCCAGGCCTACAAGGTAAATCGTGCTCCAAGATATGCCTTGTCAATGTGTACCCTCGCACTTCCCCTGAAAAGAAAAGGAGAATGTACGTTATGTTAGATGATCAAAGCAATTCATCTCTAGCTCGATCAGCCTTCTTTGACATGTTTAATGTGCAAGGTGGTATTCTCCCATACACTATGAGAACATGTGCTGGAATATCGGACACAAGGGGGCGCAGAGCTAATGACTTTGTTATTGAGAACGTTAATGGAAAAGTATCCATGTTGCTGCCCACACTAATGGAATGTGATCAGATTCCAGATAACAGAAACGAGATACCCACTCCTGAGGCAGCAGCTGCTCATCCTCATCTTCACCAGATTGCATCGCAGATTCCTCCACTGGACCCAAAAGCAGACATTCTTCTCCTCCTCGGGAGAGATATCATTCAAGCCCATAAGGTCCGCAGTCAG CAGGCTTATGACGCCATTTTAAGAGCAGCACTGGAGGACTTCACATGCAAAAACGCTCCTCTCTGTGAACTTTTCCTGAGTTATCCGTGGCAAGACATAATCTGTAAGTTATCAATGATGTGA
- the LOC114478897 gene encoding uncharacterized protein LOC114478897 isoform X5, producing MSQSRDSPPSSQHETRSECRSRTSRSSHRSITSQTAAKARADAEAARTRAQYAKRQIDMEVEKARIEATLNALKVEGEAEAALAAAQVLEAAADEAAHSAVDLADISIPVKTPPSMRRAQDFVNTHFNDDQGLLEEGEKNETRPVSHQNDTHKRYKDTGQPRYPEYHTRAGTSSQRRPLPTPQTELSELSAYLARRDLLTAGITVFDSRPESYLSWKSMFHNATQGLNFKASEELDLLTKWLGGESLQHALRIRAVHVNNPEAGLQRLWQRLDKSYGSPEVIETSLFQRLEFFPKISHKDIHLLQQLADLLLELEYAQKESYLPGLSFLDTPRGINPIVEKLPYSLQESWVKQGTKYKRDHGAFYPPFSYFVQFVNDHAEMKTDPSFMLHSSNTVAPYVDKTLFRQIRRTNRVPVAVNKTEIGQASSNIKTTTLNPEKQCPIHHKPHALARCRGFRMKTLDERKSLLKEHFICYKCVSSTSHRAKDCKAVIQCSECNSDSHVSAMHAGPPPWTFRDSDPPPQSHGGEADPQNPVTTASCTEICGPGLQGKSCSKICLVNVYPRTSPEKKRRMYVMLDDQSNSSLARSAFFDMFNVQGGILPYTMRTCAGISDTRGRRANDFVIENVNGKVSMLLPTLMECDQIPDNRNEIPTPEAAAAHPHLHQIASQIPPLDPKADILLLLGRDIIQAHKVRSQFYKIIKRWSTDIKTP from the exons ATGTCACAATCGAGAGactcccctccctcctcccagcATGAAACCAGGTCGGAGTGCCGGTCACGCACTTCACGCAGTTCACACCGTTCAATCACCAGTCAAACTGCAGCAAAAGCACGAGCAGACGCAGAAGCTGCCCGCACCAGAGCTCAGTACGCCAAACGCCAAATAGACATGGAGGTCGAGAAGGCACGCATTGAGGCAACACTAAACGCTCTGAAGGTTGAGGGTGAGGCTGAAGCAGCGCTCGCAGCGGCTCAAGTCCTGGAGGCGGCAGCTGATGAGGCTGCACACAGTGCTGTAGACCTTGCAGATATTAGCATTCCTGTGAAGACACCTCCTTCCATGAGACGTGCACAAGACTTTGTTAACACTCATTTCAATGATGACCAAGGACTTCTAGAAGAAGGAGAAAAGAATGAAACCAGGCCGGTGTCTCATCAAAACGACACTCACAAGCGCTACAAGGACACGGGGCAACCAAGGTATCCAGAATATCACACCAGAGCAGGTACTTCATCTCAACGCAGACCTTTACCTACCCCACAAACAGAACTATCAGAACTATCGGCCTATTTAGCACGCCGCGATTTGCTGACAGCGGGGATCACCGTTTTCGACAGCAGGCCAGAGTCCTACCTATCCTGGAAATCCATGTTTCATAACGCTACTCAAGGGCTCAACTTCAAAGCCAGTGAAGAGCTCGACCTACTCACCAAGTGGCTCGGCGGGGAGTCACTTCAACACGCTCTGAGGATCAGGGCGGTCCACGTGAATAACCCAGAGGCTGGACTTCAGCGCCTCTGGCAACGTCTAGATAAGAGTTACGGCTCCCCTGAGGTAATCGAAACATCACTGTTCCAACGTTTAgagttttttccaaaaatatcccATAAAGACATTCACTTATTGCAGCAGCTTGCAGATCTTTTGCTCGAGTTAGAgtatgcacaaaaagaaagtTATTTGCCAGGCCTTAGCTTTCTTGACACTCCAAGAGGGATAAATCCGATAGTTGAGAAGCTCCCATACAGTTTACAAGAGTCATGGGTAAAACAAGGGACAAAATACAAAAGAGACCACGGTGCATTCTATCCCCCATTCTCATACTTTGTACAGTTTGTGAATGACCATGCTGAAATGAAAACAGATCCCAGTTTCATGTTACACAGCTCTAACACAGTAGCTCCATACGTTGACAAAACTCTATTTAGACAAATCAGACGAACAAACAGAGTTCCTGTGGCAGTGAATAAAACAGAGATAGGTCAAGCGAGTAGCAACATTAAAACAACTACTCTCAACCCAGAGAAGCAATGTCCCATTCACCATAAGCCACACGCACTTGCCAGATGCAGAGGGTTTAGAATGAAAACATTAGATGAAAGAAAGAGTTTGCTTAAAGAACACTTTATAtgttataaatgtgtttcatcCACGAGTCACAGAGCTAAAGACTGTAAAGCTGTCATACAGTGCTCAGAGTGCAATAGTGACTCACATGTGTCTGCCATGCACGCGGGTCCACCGCCGTGGacttttagagactctgacccTCCTCCACAGAGCCACGGCGGGGAGGCTGACCCTCAAAACCCTGTCACTACAGCCAGCTGCACAGAAATATGTGGTCCAGGCCTACAAGGTAAATCGTGCTCCAAGATATGCCTTGTCAATGTGTACCCTCGCACTTCCCCTGAAAAGAAAAGGAGAATGTACGTTATGTTAGATGATCAAAGCAATTCATCTCTAGCTCGATCAGCCTTCTTTGACATGTTTAATGTGCAAGGTGGTATTCTCCCATACACTATGAGAACATGTGCTGGAATATCGGACACAAGGGGGCGCAGAGCTAATGACTTTGTTATTGAGAACGTTAATGGAAAAGTATCCATGTTGCTGCCCACACTAATGGAATGTGATCAGATTCCAGATAACAGAAACGAGATACCCACTCCTGAGGCAGCAGCTGCTCATCCTCATCTTCACCAGATTGCATCGCAGATTCCTCCACTGGACCCAAAAGCAGACATTCTTCTCCTCCTCGGGAGAGATATCATTCAAGCCCATAAGGTCCGCAGTCAG ttttacaaaataattaagaGATGGTCTACGGACATAAAGACACCCTGA
- the LOC114478897 gene encoding uncharacterized protein LOC114478897 isoform X2, producing the protein MSQSRDSPPSSQHETRSECRSRTSRSSHRSITSQTAAKARADAEAARTRAQYAKRQIDMEVEKARIEATLNALKVEGEAEAALAAAQVLEAAADEAAHSAVDLADISIPVKTPPSMRRAQDFVNTHFNDDQGLLEEGEKNETRPVSHQNDTHKRYKDTGQPRYPEYHTRAGTSSQRRPLPTPQTELSELSAYLARRDLLTAGITVFDSRPESYLSWKSMFHNATQGLNFKASEELDLLTKWLGGESLQHALRIRAVHVNNPEAGLQRLWQRLDKSYGSPEVIETSLFQRLEFFPKISHKDIHLLQQLADLLLELEYAQKESYLPGLSFLDTPRGINPIVEKLPYSLQESWVKQGTKYKRDHGAFYPPFSYFVQFVNDHAEMKTDPSFMLHSSNTVAPYVDKTLFRQIRRTNRVPVAVNKTEIGQASSNIKTTTLNPEKQCPIHHKPHALARCRGFRMKTLDERKSLLKEHFICYKCVSSTSHRAKDCKAVIQCSECNSDSHVSAMHAGPPPWTFRDSDPPPQSHGGEADPQNPVTTASCTEICGPGLQGKSCSKICLVNVYPRTSPEKKRRMYVMLDDQSNSSLARSAFFDMFNVQGGILPYTMRTCAGISDTRGRRANDFVIENVNGKVSMLLPTLMECDQIPDNRNEIPTPEAAAAHPHLHQIASQIPPLDPKADILLLLGRDIIQAHKVRSQVNGPNNAPYAQHLDLGWVVVGDICLSGAHRPSVNSFTTNILSNGRSSFFTPCMSTIHIKEKYAETCPILHTPQNELGAQLFQQTTDDDKVALSEEDALFLDIMQKELIKDEANNWVAPLPFRSPRQRLPNNREQAFTRLMSLRKTLKRKPEMREYYVDDGLKSFPSADEAVDVLCRAQKMLAQCNIRLHKISSNCPEITSAFPAEDLAAATQGLELGQTSPPMQRSLGLGWDLATDLFKFQVTVNDKPFTKRGVLSVINSVYDPLGFAVPVIVEGRTILRDISTNINEWDTELPKDKLEQWRQWKDSLKHLQQLEIPRMYTSIPMSAAERKEIIVFCDASIKAVGAVAYLKLSNTEGHSEVGFLLGKARLAPKPDITIPRLELCAAVLAVEVAELVLEELDIIVDQFYKIIKRWSTDIKTP; encoded by the exons ATGTCACAATCGAGAGactcccctccctcctcccagcATGAAACCAGGTCGGAGTGCCGGTCACGCACTTCACGCAGTTCACACCGTTCAATCACCAGTCAAACTGCAGCAAAAGCACGAGCAGACGCAGAAGCTGCCCGCACCAGAGCTCAGTACGCCAAACGCCAAATAGACATGGAGGTCGAGAAGGCACGCATTGAGGCAACACTAAACGCTCTGAAGGTTGAGGGTGAGGCTGAAGCAGCGCTCGCAGCGGCTCAAGTCCTGGAGGCGGCAGCTGATGAGGCTGCACACAGTGCTGTAGACCTTGCAGATATTAGCATTCCTGTGAAGACACCTCCTTCCATGAGACGTGCACAAGACTTTGTTAACACTCATTTCAATGATGACCAAGGACTTCTAGAAGAAGGAGAAAAGAATGAAACCAGGCCGGTGTCTCATCAAAACGACACTCACAAGCGCTACAAGGACACGGGGCAACCAAGGTATCCAGAATATCACACCAGAGCAGGTACTTCATCTCAACGCAGACCTTTACCTACCCCACAAACAGAACTATCAGAACTATCGGCCTATTTAGCACGCCGCGATTTGCTGACAGCGGGGATCACCGTTTTCGACAGCAGGCCAGAGTCCTACCTATCCTGGAAATCCATGTTTCATAACGCTACTCAAGGGCTCAACTTCAAAGCCAGTGAAGAGCTCGACCTACTCACCAAGTGGCTCGGCGGGGAGTCACTTCAACACGCTCTGAGGATCAGGGCGGTCCACGTGAATAACCCAGAGGCTGGACTTCAGCGCCTCTGGCAACGTCTAGATAAGAGTTACGGCTCCCCTGAGGTAATCGAAACATCACTGTTCCAACGTTTAgagttttttccaaaaatatcccATAAAGACATTCACTTATTGCAGCAGCTTGCAGATCTTTTGCTCGAGTTAGAgtatgcacaaaaagaaagtTATTTGCCAGGCCTTAGCTTTCTTGACACTCCAAGAGGGATAAATCCGATAGTTGAGAAGCTCCCATACAGTTTACAAGAGTCATGGGTAAAACAAGGGACAAAATACAAAAGAGACCACGGTGCATTCTATCCCCCATTCTCATACTTTGTACAGTTTGTGAATGACCATGCTGAAATGAAAACAGATCCCAGTTTCATGTTACACAGCTCTAACACAGTAGCTCCATACGTTGACAAAACTCTATTTAGACAAATCAGACGAACAAACAGAGTTCCTGTGGCAGTGAATAAAACAGAGATAGGTCAAGCGAGTAGCAACATTAAAACAACTACTCTCAACCCAGAGAAGCAATGTCCCATTCACCATAAGCCACACGCACTTGCCAGATGCAGAGGGTTTAGAATGAAAACATTAGATGAAAGAAAGAGTTTGCTTAAAGAACACTTTATAtgttataaatgtgtttcatcCACGAGTCACAGAGCTAAAGACTGTAAAGCTGTCATACAGTGCTCAGAGTGCAATAGTGACTCACATGTGTCTGCCATGCACGCGGGTCCACCGCCGTGGacttttagagactctgacccTCCTCCACAGAGCCACGGCGGGGAGGCTGACCCTCAAAACCCTGTCACTACAGCCAGCTGCACAGAAATATGTGGTCCAGGCCTACAAGGTAAATCGTGCTCCAAGATATGCCTTGTCAATGTGTACCCTCGCACTTCCCCTGAAAAGAAAAGGAGAATGTACGTTATGTTAGATGATCAAAGCAATTCATCTCTAGCTCGATCAGCCTTCTTTGACATGTTTAATGTGCAAGGTGGTATTCTCCCATACACTATGAGAACATGTGCTGGAATATCGGACACAAGGGGGCGCAGAGCTAATGACTTTGTTATTGAGAACGTTAATGGAAAAGTATCCATGTTGCTGCCCACACTAATGGAATGTGATCAGATTCCAGATAACAGAAACGAGATACCCACTCCTGAGGCAGCAGCTGCTCATCCTCATCTTCACCAGATTGCATCGCAGATTCCTCCACTGGACCCAAAAGCAGACATTCTTCTCCTCCTCGGGAGAGATATCATTCAAGCCCATAAGGTCCGCAGTCAGGTAAACGGCCCCAACAATGCACCTTATGCCCAACACCTTGACCTGGGGTGGGTAGTCGTGGGAGATATTTGCTTATCAGGGGCTCATAGACCTAGTGTGAACTCATTCACGACCAATATTCTGAGCAATGGTCGTTCCAGCTTCTTCACTCCCTGTATGAGTACAATCCACATCAAAGAGAAATACGCAGAAACGTGTCCCATTCTTCATACACCCCAAAATGAACTAGGCGCACAGCTTTTCCAACAAACAACAGATGATGATAAAGTAGCACTTTCTGAGGAGGATGCTTTATTCTTGGACATTATGCAAAAAGAACTAATCAAAGATGAGGCAAATAATTGGGTAGCTCCTCTCCCATTTCGCTCCCCCAGGCAGCGTCTGCCCAACAACAGGGAACAAGCTTTCACTCGTTTAATGTCACTCCGCAAAACACTGAAAAGAAAACCTGAAATGAGAGAGTATTATGTTGACGATGGACTGAAATCGTTCCCTTCAGCAGATGAGGCAGTGGATGTACTTTGTAGAGCTCAGAAAATGCTAGCACAGTGTAACATACGCCTGCACAAAATCTCATCAAACTGTCCTGAAATCACCAGTGCCTTCCCAGCTGAGGACCTTGCAGCAGCCACACAGGGCCTTGAGCTTGGTCAGACATCCCCTCCCATGCAGCGCAGCCTAGGCTTGGGTTGGGACCTCGCCACAGACCTGTTCAAGTTTCAGGTAACAGTAAATGATAAACCATTCACCAAAAGGGGAGTACTTTCAGTCATTAATAGTGTGTACGACCCCCTCGGTTTTGCTGTCCCAGTCATTGTAGAAGGTCGAACCATACTAAGAGACATTTCCACTAACATTAACGAATGGGACACTGAACTGCCTAAAGACAAGTTAGAGCAGTGGCGGCAGTGGAAGGACTCTCTGAAACACCTACAACAGCTTGAAATTCCCAGAATGTACACCTCAATACCAATGTCTGCAGCTGAAAGAAAAGAGATCATTGTCTTCTGCGATGCCTCCATTAAAGCTGTGGGTGCCGTCGCCTATCTCAAACTCTCAAACACAGAAGGACACAGTGAAGTGGGCTTTCTTCTCGGCAAAGCACGACTCGCTCCTAAACCGGACATCACCATACCAAGGCTTGAACTCTGTGCAGCGGTGCTGGCTGTCGAGGTCGCAGAACTGGTTCTGGAGGAACTAGATATCATAGTTGATCAG ttttacaaaataattaagaGATGGTCTACGGACATAAAGACACCCTGA
- the LOC114478897 gene encoding uncharacterized protein LOC114478897 isoform X4, whose translation MSQSRDSPPSSQHETRSECRSRTSRSSHRSITSQTAAKARADAEAARTRAQYAKRQIDMEVEKARIEATLNALKVEGEAEAALAAAQVLEAAADEAAHSAVDLADISIPVKTPPSMRRAQDFVNTHFNDDQGLLEEGEKNETRPVSHQNDTHKRYKDTGQPRYPEYHTRAGTSSQRRPLPTPQTELSELSAYLARRDLLTAGITVFDSRPESYLSWKSMFHNATQGLNFKASEELDLLTKWLGGESLQHALRIRAVHVNNPEAGLQRLWQRLDKSYGSPEVIETSLFQRLEFFPKISHKDIHLLQQLADLLLELEYAQKESYLPGLSFLDTPRGINPIVEKLPYSLQESWVKQGTKYKRDHGAFYPPFSYFVQFVNDHAEMKTDPSFMLHSSNTVAPYVDKTLFRQIRRTNRVPVAVNKTEIGQASSNIKTTTLNPEKQCPIHHKPHALARCRGFRMKTLDERKSLLKEHFICYKCVSSTSHRAKDCKAVIQCSECNSDSHVSAMHAGPPPWTFRDSDPPPQSHGGEADPQNPVTTASCTEICGPGLQGKSCSKICLVNVYPRTSPEKKRRMYVMLDDQSNSSLARSAFFDMFNVQGGILPYTMRTCAGISDTRGRRANDFVIENVNGKVSMLLPTLMECDQIPDNRNEIPTPEAAAAHPHLHQIASQIPPLDPKADILLLLGRDIIQAHKVRSQQAYDAILRAALEDFTCKNAPLCELFLSYPWQDIIFLQNN comes from the exons ATGTCACAATCGAGAGactcccctccctcctcccagcATGAAACCAGGTCGGAGTGCCGGTCACGCACTTCACGCAGTTCACACCGTTCAATCACCAGTCAAACTGCAGCAAAAGCACGAGCAGACGCAGAAGCTGCCCGCACCAGAGCTCAGTACGCCAAACGCCAAATAGACATGGAGGTCGAGAAGGCACGCATTGAGGCAACACTAAACGCTCTGAAGGTTGAGGGTGAGGCTGAAGCAGCGCTCGCAGCGGCTCAAGTCCTGGAGGCGGCAGCTGATGAGGCTGCACACAGTGCTGTAGACCTTGCAGATATTAGCATTCCTGTGAAGACACCTCCTTCCATGAGACGTGCACAAGACTTTGTTAACACTCATTTCAATGATGACCAAGGACTTCTAGAAGAAGGAGAAAAGAATGAAACCAGGCCGGTGTCTCATCAAAACGACACTCACAAGCGCTACAAGGACACGGGGCAACCAAGGTATCCAGAATATCACACCAGAGCAGGTACTTCATCTCAACGCAGACCTTTACCTACCCCACAAACAGAACTATCAGAACTATCGGCCTATTTAGCACGCCGCGATTTGCTGACAGCGGGGATCACCGTTTTCGACAGCAGGCCAGAGTCCTACCTATCCTGGAAATCCATGTTTCATAACGCTACTCAAGGGCTCAACTTCAAAGCCAGTGAAGAGCTCGACCTACTCACCAAGTGGCTCGGCGGGGAGTCACTTCAACACGCTCTGAGGATCAGGGCGGTCCACGTGAATAACCCAGAGGCTGGACTTCAGCGCCTCTGGCAACGTCTAGATAAGAGTTACGGCTCCCCTGAGGTAATCGAAACATCACTGTTCCAACGTTTAgagttttttccaaaaatatcccATAAAGACATTCACTTATTGCAGCAGCTTGCAGATCTTTTGCTCGAGTTAGAgtatgcacaaaaagaaagtTATTTGCCAGGCCTTAGCTTTCTTGACACTCCAAGAGGGATAAATCCGATAGTTGAGAAGCTCCCATACAGTTTACAAGAGTCATGGGTAAAACAAGGGACAAAATACAAAAGAGACCACGGTGCATTCTATCCCCCATTCTCATACTTTGTACAGTTTGTGAATGACCATGCTGAAATGAAAACAGATCCCAGTTTCATGTTACACAGCTCTAACACAGTAGCTCCATACGTTGACAAAACTCTATTTAGACAAATCAGACGAACAAACAGAGTTCCTGTGGCAGTGAATAAAACAGAGATAGGTCAAGCGAGTAGCAACATTAAAACAACTACTCTCAACCCAGAGAAGCAATGTCCCATTCACCATAAGCCACACGCACTTGCCAGATGCAGAGGGTTTAGAATGAAAACATTAGATGAAAGAAAGAGTTTGCTTAAAGAACACTTTATAtgttataaatgtgtttcatcCACGAGTCACAGAGCTAAAGACTGTAAAGCTGTCATACAGTGCTCAGAGTGCAATAGTGACTCACATGTGTCTGCCATGCACGCGGGTCCACCGCCGTGGacttttagagactctgacccTCCTCCACAGAGCCACGGCGGGGAGGCTGACCCTCAAAACCCTGTCACTACAGCCAGCTGCACAGAAATATGTGGTCCAGGCCTACAAGGTAAATCGTGCTCCAAGATATGCCTTGTCAATGTGTACCCTCGCACTTCCCCTGAAAAGAAAAGGAGAATGTACGTTATGTTAGATGATCAAAGCAATTCATCTCTAGCTCGATCAGCCTTCTTTGACATGTTTAATGTGCAAGGTGGTATTCTCCCATACACTATGAGAACATGTGCTGGAATATCGGACACAAGGGGGCGCAGAGCTAATGACTTTGTTATTGAGAACGTTAATGGAAAAGTATCCATGTTGCTGCCCACACTAATGGAATGTGATCAGATTCCAGATAACAGAAACGAGATACCCACTCCTGAGGCAGCAGCTGCTCATCCTCATCTTCACCAGATTGCATCGCAGATTCCTCCACTGGACCCAAAAGCAGACATTCTTCTCCTCCTCGGGAGAGATATCATTCAAGCCCATAAGGTCCGCAGTCAG CAGGCTTATGACGCCATTTTAAGAGCAGCACTGGAGGACTTCACATGCAAAAACGCTCCTCTCTGTGAACTTTTCCTGAGTTATCCGTGGCAAGACATAATCT ttttacaaaataattaa